In Listeria monocytogenes, the following proteins share a genomic window:
- a CDS encoding glycoside hydrolase family 13 protein gives MEKAGIYHQPASSYAYSYDAKTLHIRIRTKRLDISEVTLIAADPYLWKDGKWQSESYTMRKIAETEEHDYWFFAITPEHRRLQYGFLLTDTKGEKTFYGGRGFFEPTEANLDTMDYYFKFPFIHAVDTFEAPEWVGKTIWYQIFPERFANGNPAISPENALPWGSKDPNTTDFFGGDIEGIIEHLDYLAELGINGVYLTPVFEAPTNHKYDTVDYKKIDPHFGDKETFRKLVQEAHKRGIRIMLDAVFNHIGDTSAEWQDVVLNEEKSAYRDWFHIHSFPVRQNENGNIEGEPTLSYDTFAFTTHMPKLNTANPEVQKYLLDIATYWIREFDIDGWRLDVANEVDHAFWKEFKKAVQAEKEDIYILGEIWHDSWIWLLGDEFHAVMNYPFTQTIIENFIEEKITPEQMVSGINEQYMRYPNQVNEVMFNMLDSHDTARILTRANNDEDKVKQALAFMFAHTGSPCIYYGTEIGMDGGNDPGCRKCMEWDETKQNQDMLAFTKQLIALRKDNQAIITSGELTWLGASSETGITAFSKELNGEKLHFLFNQAKEDKDFTISFENTATDIWNNRAVTENLVVPAKGFLVIKENS, from the coding sequence ATGGAAAAAGCAGGGATTTATCATCAACCAGCGAGTAGCTATGCTTATAGTTATGACGCTAAAACACTACATATTCGGATTAGAACGAAACGCTTGGATATTAGCGAGGTTACTCTAATTGCTGCCGACCCTTACTTATGGAAAGACGGAAAATGGCAAAGTGAATCTTATACAATGCGCAAAATCGCAGAAACAGAAGAGCACGATTATTGGTTTTTTGCAATTACACCAGAACATAGACGCCTTCAATATGGATTTTTATTAACGGATACAAAAGGGGAAAAGACCTTTTACGGCGGACGTGGTTTTTTTGAACCAACAGAAGCGAATTTAGATACAATGGATTATTACTTTAAATTTCCATTTATCCATGCGGTGGATACTTTTGAGGCGCCTGAATGGGTTGGTAAAACAATTTGGTACCAAATTTTCCCAGAACGTTTTGCAAATGGGAATCCAGCTATTTCTCCAGAAAATGCCTTGCCGTGGGGAAGTAAAGATCCGAACACAACAGACTTTTTCGGCGGTGATATAGAAGGAATTATCGAGCATTTAGATTATTTAGCAGAGCTTGGTATTAATGGGGTTTACTTGACACCTGTGTTTGAAGCACCAACCAATCATAAATACGATACGGTTGATTATAAAAAAATTGATCCGCATTTTGGGGATAAAGAAACGTTTAGAAAATTAGTTCAGGAAGCGCATAAACGCGGGATTCGTATCATGTTAGATGCGGTGTTCAATCACATTGGCGATACTTCAGCAGAATGGCAAGACGTTGTTTTAAATGAAGAAAAATCTGCATATCGTGATTGGTTCCACATCCATAGTTTCCCTGTTCGTCAAAATGAAAATGGCAATATCGAAGGAGAACCAACACTTTCTTACGATACATTTGCTTTCACGACGCATATGCCAAAATTAAATACGGCTAACCCAGAAGTTCAGAAGTATCTACTGGATATTGCAACTTACTGGATTCGCGAATTTGACATTGATGGTTGGCGCTTAGACGTTGCCAATGAAGTTGATCATGCTTTTTGGAAAGAGTTCAAAAAAGCGGTCCAAGCGGAAAAAGAAGATATTTATATTCTTGGTGAAATTTGGCATGATTCGTGGATTTGGTTGCTTGGAGATGAATTCCATGCCGTAATGAACTATCCATTTACACAAACGATTATTGAGAACTTTATTGAAGAAAAAATTACTCCAGAGCAAATGGTTTCTGGTATTAATGAACAATATATGCGCTATCCAAATCAAGTGAATGAAGTAATGTTTAATATGCTTGATAGCCATGATACGGCGCGTATTTTAACACGTGCTAATAATGATGAGGATAAAGTGAAACAAGCGCTTGCCTTCATGTTCGCGCACACTGGTTCGCCGTGTATTTATTACGGTACTGAAATCGGCATGGACGGCGGAAATGACCCAGGTTGTCGCAAATGTATGGAATGGGATGAAACGAAACAAAATCAAGATATGCTAGCGTTTACGAAACAATTAATTGCGCTAAGAAAAGATAACCAAGCAATTATCACATCCGGCGAATTAACTTGGCTAGGTGCAAGTAGCGAAACAGGCATTACAGCATTTTCTAAAGAATTAAATGGTGAAAAACTGCATTTCCTTTTCAATCAAGCAAAAGAAGATAAAGATTTCACAATTTCATTTGAAAATACAGCGACAGATATTTGGAACAACCGAGCTGTAACAGAAAATCTTGTTGTCCCAGCAAAAGGATTTCTTGTTATTAAAGAAAACAGCTAA
- a CDS encoding LacI family DNA-binding transcriptional regulator codes for MATLADVAKRANVSKMTVSRVINHPDQVSDELKMLVYSAMEALEYVPNYAARALVQNRTQVIKFLILEEIDTVEPYYMNLLTGISRELDKYYYSLQLVTQRSRNIGAYDGLIVTGIRDKDYDLGLLDIDKPVIFYGENKRGYDSIDVDNKKGTALATEHMVEIGFSRIVFLGIDLLDEQFMKSRLEGYEEVVRKHGLEPESYFIANSSSVAEEKAFELLRYNSEKIAIVCASDRIAIGVVRAAAAFGRRFGENIAVTGFDGVFLDRISSPKITTVRSPVVEMGEELAKMLLAKINDHGKPQGNLLFTPELLIRASTTGKEE; via the coding sequence ATGGCGACTTTAGCAGATGTTGCGAAACGGGCAAATGTCTCCAAAATGACAGTTTCACGAGTTATTAATCATCCAGATCAAGTCTCAGATGAACTGAAAATGCTTGTTTATAGTGCAATGGAAGCCTTAGAGTATGTACCAAATTATGCTGCAAGGGCGCTTGTTCAAAATAGGACACAAGTTATTAAATTTTTGATTTTAGAAGAAATCGATACGGTTGAACCATATTATATGAACTTACTAACTGGAATTAGCCGCGAGTTAGATAAGTATTATTATTCCTTGCAACTCGTTACACAAAGATCCAGAAATATCGGAGCTTATGACGGGCTTATTGTTACGGGAATACGTGACAAAGACTATGATTTAGGACTTTTAGATATTGATAAACCAGTTATTTTTTATGGCGAAAATAAACGCGGTTACGATTCTATTGATGTAGATAACAAAAAAGGAACAGCACTTGCAACAGAACATATGGTAGAAATTGGCTTTTCGCGAATCGTTTTTTTAGGAATTGATTTATTAGATGAACAGTTTATGAAATCGCGGCTAGAAGGTTACGAAGAAGTCGTGAGAAAACATGGTTTGGAGCCAGAAAGCTATTTTATTGCGAATAGTTCCAGTGTCGCGGAAGAAAAAGCATTTGAATTACTACGCTATAACTCAGAAAAAATTGCGATTGTTTGCGCATCAGATCGAATTGCCATCGGGGTTGTTCGGGCTGCTGCAGCTTTTGGTCGTCGTTTTGGTGAAAATATTGCTGTAACAGGGTTTGATGGTGTTTTCTTAGATAGAATTTCATCGCCAAAAATTACAACTGTTCGATCTCCCGTCGTTGAAATGGGGGAAGAACTCGCGAAGATGTTACTTGCGAAAATTAATGATCACGGAAAACCTCAAGGAAACCTATTATTTACTCCTGAATTACTGATAAGAGCCTCTACAACTGGAAAAGAAGAGTAA
- a CDS encoding APC family permease, whose product MASPLKRLLIGRPLKTSEAGDQKLGKLKALAVLSSDALSSIAYGTEQILLVLVTVSAAAMWYSLPIALCVLVLLFALNLSYKQIIYSYPHGGGAYIVSRENLGNNAGLIAGGSLLVDYMLTVAVSVSSGTDAIVSAVPSLYPFAVPIAVLLVVGVTIINLRGITESASLLAIPVYLFVFSIIALIFTGLFKVLTGMDASHETAAVGTHVQGVTIFLLLRAFASGSASLTGIEAISNAVPLFKEPRPKNAAKTLTLMAGLLGFFFVGITVLAFVYGTVPELKVTVLSQIAENVFGRNFMFYFIQATTALILVLAANTGFSAFPMLAFNLAKDKFMPRMYLARGDRLGYSNGIITLAVGSILLIILFKGKTELLIPLYSVGVFIPFTLSQTGMIVKWWKQRPKGWKKSLSANLLGASISFTVLLVLFLTRIESVWPVFVFMPIMIYVFHRTRHHYRKVGPQLRIDETMDLPDFKGNAVIICVSDTTKVVEGALQYAKSIGDTVIAVHISIDKKQEKEFVERWNRVHPEVRMANLFSPYRSISDPLMKFIDTAKQKADQDNYSLTVLIPQFIPRKGWQNVLHNQTSLLIRTRLLMKRDVVVSTYPYHLKE is encoded by the coding sequence ATGGCTTCGCCGCTAAAAAGACTATTAATCGGCCGCCCTCTGAAAACATCAGAAGCTGGAGACCAAAAACTGGGGAAATTAAAAGCTTTAGCAGTTCTGTCATCCGATGCACTTTCTTCTATTGCGTATGGTACAGAACAGATATTATTGGTACTTGTAACTGTTAGTGCCGCAGCTATGTGGTATTCATTGCCAATTGCGCTTTGTGTACTTGTTCTTTTGTTTGCTCTTAATCTATCTTATAAACAAATAATTTACTCTTATCCACATGGTGGAGGAGCCTATATTGTTTCAAGAGAGAATTTGGGTAATAATGCCGGGTTAATTGCAGGTGGCTCATTACTTGTAGATTATATGCTTACAGTTGCTGTAAGTGTATCTTCTGGGACAGATGCAATTGTTTCTGCGGTTCCATCATTATATCCGTTTGCAGTACCTATAGCTGTATTGCTTGTAGTCGGAGTAACGATTATCAATCTGAGGGGAATTACTGAATCAGCTAGTTTACTTGCAATACCAGTATATCTATTTGTTTTTTCTATTATAGCGCTTATTTTTACAGGATTATTTAAAGTACTAACTGGTATGGATGCAAGTCATGAAACAGCTGCAGTAGGAACTCACGTACAAGGTGTAACCATTTTTCTTTTACTAAGAGCATTTGCATCTGGGTCGGCTTCTTTAACTGGTATTGAGGCGATATCAAATGCCGTTCCTTTATTTAAAGAACCTCGTCCAAAAAATGCAGCCAAAACATTAACGCTAATGGCGGGATTACTTGGTTTCTTCTTCGTAGGAATAACGGTACTTGCCTTTGTTTATGGAACTGTTCCTGAACTAAAGGTAACAGTACTTTCTCAAATTGCGGAAAATGTATTTGGTAGAAACTTCATGTTTTATTTTATTCAAGCAACTACAGCACTTATTTTGGTTTTAGCAGCTAATACCGGATTTTCAGCATTTCCGATGTTAGCATTTAACTTGGCAAAAGATAAATTCATGCCAAGAATGTATTTAGCAAGAGGAGATAGACTAGGCTACTCCAATGGAATTATTACTTTAGCAGTGGGTTCTATCCTACTAATTATTTTGTTTAAAGGAAAAACGGAACTACTCATTCCACTGTATTCTGTCGGCGTATTTATACCGTTCACGTTGTCGCAAACAGGTATGATTGTAAAATGGTGGAAACAGCGTCCAAAAGGTTGGAAAAAATCATTATCAGCTAATTTACTTGGAGCATCGATTTCCTTTACAGTTTTGTTAGTATTATTTTTAACTCGAATTGAATCTGTGTGGCCAGTATTTGTCTTTATGCCAATTATGATTTATGTTTTCCACCGCACGAGACATCATTACCGGAAAGTCGGACCACAACTTAGAATTGACGAAACAATGGACTTGCCTGACTTTAAAGGGAATGCCGTCATTATTTGTGTATCTGATACCACCAAAGTCGTTGAAGGTGCATTACAATATGCTAAATCTATTGGTGATACGGTCATTGCTGTTCACATTTCTATTGATAAAAAGCAGGAAAAAGAATTTGTTGAGAGATGGAATAGAGTGCATCCTGAAGTGCGTATGGCTAATCTGTTTTCTCCGTATCGATCTATTTCAGATCCATTAATGAAATTTATTGATACAGCTAAACAAAAAGCAGATCAAGACAATTATTCGCTAACGGTATTAATACCGCAATTTATCCCTAGAAAAGGCTGGCAAAATGTCCTTCATAATCAAACAAGTCTATTGATTCGTACAAGACTTCTAATGAAAAGGGATGTAGTAGTTTCCACATATCCTTATCATTTAAAAGAATAA
- a CDS encoding CPBP family intramembrane glutamic endopeptidase translates to MENTLSFKKQGYWLFSSAIIIGVLFLLLPHIISNIGVLEFIGAFFNALCMGVIAFIILKAEFLDWFKHFSFKWILIGAPALIIISSIFNIAWAYFAGSTTENGINSVLTWSYVFTSIPFMLLGEELLSISLLYAAWKKWNWKFWQASLLCSLLFATWHLTSYDFNFLQCIITLAPARLILNYLFKKTNSIWVTFIVHFIFDFIAFLPVLLK, encoded by the coding sequence ATGGAAAATACTTTAAGCTTTAAAAAACAAGGGTATTGGTTATTTTCCAGCGCAATCATTATTGGTGTTCTTTTTCTTCTTTTGCCACACATCATTTCCAATATTGGAGTGTTAGAATTTATAGGTGCTTTTTTCAACGCCCTATGCATGGGGGTTATTGCTTTTATCATATTAAAAGCAGAATTCCTCGATTGGTTTAAACATTTTAGTTTCAAATGGATTCTCATCGGTGCTCCAGCATTAATTATTATCAGCTCTATTTTCAACATTGCATGGGCTTACTTCGCAGGCAGTACTACTGAAAATGGTATCAACAGTGTACTTACATGGTCTTATGTTTTCACAAGTATCCCGTTCATGCTTCTTGGCGAAGAACTACTATCCATTAGCTTACTCTATGCTGCTTGGAAAAAATGGAACTGGAAATTCTGGCAAGCTTCCTTGCTATGCTCGTTACTTTTCGCAACGTGGCACTTAACTTCTTATGATTTTAATTTCTTGCAATGTATTATTACTTTGGCACCAGCAAGACTCATTTTGAATTACTTATTTAAAAAAACAAACTCCATTTGGGTTACATTTATCGTTCACTTCATTTTTGATTTCATTGCATTTCTACCAGTTTTACTCAAATAA